The genomic region AGGGCAAGGGTCCTGGAGGGGTTGCCCGTGAAGGGGATACCCAGGGATTCAAGGATCTCGGCGAACCTTATTTCCAGGTAGGACGCCTCACCGAACCCCTCGAAGAGGTTGAAGACGCAATCGGGCGAATTATCTCTCAGCTTCCTCGCCGCTTTCCCCTTGATCAGGAGATCTTCCCTGAGGATGTCGACCGGGAAGGCCTTAAATCCCTTGGAAAGGAGCCCCTCTATGACGCTCT from Thermovirga sp. harbors:
- a CDS encoding D-alanine--D-alanine ligase encodes the protein MLPEKTVAVAAGKEETDREDVLDVLRCRQSVIEGLLSKGFKAFPVDILREDLLIKGKAARKLRDNSPDCVFNLFEGFGEASYLEIRFAEILESLGIPFTGNPSRTLAL